In Musa acuminata AAA Group cultivar baxijiao chromosome BXJ2-3, Cavendish_Baxijiao_AAA, whole genome shotgun sequence, the following proteins share a genomic window:
- the LOC135606438 gene encoding WUSCHEL-related homeobox 11-like has product MYCGVVSQPPLHLHSLHWACSPHTHTYTLSLSLLPQQALAMDIEQTQDGKSSLNSGSNPDHAVVEPVRSRWTPKPEQVLILESIFNSGMVNPPKEETVRIRKLLEKFGAVADANVFYWFQNRRSRSRRRQRQLQAGLAADPGAAAAASCHFGTAVLQEPASSCSFVTSPSSSTGGFFPSSSYASSCSSSSYASFVGGDSVDDLFSISRHMGIAKSTQNPFECCSSDAPQLQYQPGTIMVFINGVLSEVPRGAFDLRAMFGHNVMLVHSSGELLPVNEYGFLMQSLQMGESYFLVSSPT; this is encoded by the exons ATGTATTGTGGTGTGGTCTCCCAACCCCCCCTTcacttgcactccttgcattgggcTTgctctccacacacacacacatacactctctctctctctctcttaccacAGCAAGCCTTAGCCATGGATATCGAGCAGACTCAGGATGGGAAGAGCAGCCTAAACAGCGGCTCCAACCCCGACCATGCGGTCGTGGAGCCCGTACGCTCGCGATGGACCCCAAAGCCGGAGCAGGTACTCATACTCGAGTCCATCTTCAACAGCGGCATGGTCAATCCACCCAAGGAGGAGACGGTCAGGATCCGAAAGCTGTTGGAGAAATTTGGCGCGGTTGCCGATGCCAACGTCTTCTACTGGTTCCAGAACCGGCGGTCGAGGTCTCGTCGTCGCCAGCGCCAGCTGCAGGCTGGCCTTGCGGCCGATCCGGGTGCTGCGGCGGCGGCCTCATGCCATTTCGGTACCGCTGTGTTGCAGGAACCAGCTTCATCGTGCTCCTTTGTCACTTCGCCCAGTAGTTCTACCGGAGGCTTCTTTCCTAGCTCTTCTTatgcttcttcttgttcttcgtcCTCCTACGCTAGCTTTGTGGGTGGCGACAGTGTCGATGATCTCTTCTCGATCTCTCGCCACATGGGCATCGCAAAGAGCACTCAGAATCCTTTCGAGTGCTGCTCTTCGGATGCCCCGCAGTTACAATATCAACCAG GGACGATCATGGTGTTCATCAATGGGGTCCTCTCCGAGGTGCCGAGGGGTGCATTTGACTTGAGAGCAATGTTTGGTCACAATGTGATGCTTGTGCACTCTTCCGGAGAGCTTCTTCCTGTCAATGAGTATGGATTCCTAATGCAGAGCTTGCAAATGGGTGAAAGTTACTTCTTG GTTTCTTCACCTACTTAG
- the LOC135606437 gene encoding transcription factor MYB60-like gives MGRPPCCHKVGIKKGPWTPEEDIILVSYIQEHGPGNWRSVPTNTGLTRCSKSCRLRWTNYLRPGIKRGNFTPHEEGIIIHLQSLLGNRWAAIASYLPQRTDNDIKNYWNTHLKKKIKKHEAAADGYEMTCGTSSICLDNMEARKQDIATLTFPGFYKAPSIYACSTENISRLLEGWVRSSPRQGKLQGSAITDSNNNNGSSSSNSNAIILQKVQAESDRGSFETLMHEDLASLLSFENMSGIACAEAKQGMEDDQPPLSFLEKWLFDEASAQADGLMYLPADRCSNSML, from the exons ATGGGAAGGCCTCCTTGCTGCCACAAGGTTGGCATCAAGAAAGGGCCATGGACCCCTGAAGAGGACATCATCCTCGTCTCCTACATCCAAGAGCATGGGCCTGGCAACTGGAGATCAGTCCCCACAAATACTG GCCTGACGAGATGCAGTAAGAGCTGCAGGTTGAGATGGACAAACTACCTGAGGCCTGGCATCAAGCGTGGCAACTTCACCCCTCATGAAGAAGGGATCATCATCCACCTGCAGTCCTTGCTTGGCAACAG ATGGGCAGCCATAGCTTCGTACCTTCCCCAGAGAACAGACAATgacatcaagaactactggaacacacacctcaagaagaagatcaagaaGCATGAGGCAGCTGCAGAtggctacgagatgacttgtggtACGAGCTCCATCTGCCTTGACAACATGGAAGCAAGGAAGCAGGACATCGCCACCCTCACGTTCCCCGGGTTCTACAAGGCACCCTCGATCTACGCCTGCAGCACCGAGAACATCTCCAGGCTTCTCGAAGGTTGGGTGCGTTCCTCGCCACGACAAGGGAAGCTGCAGGGAAGCGCCATTACtgatagcaacaacaacaacggcagcagcagcagcaacagcaatgCCATCATCTTACAGAAGGTGCAAGCTGAAAGCGATCGCGGTAGCTTCGAGACCCTGATGCATGAGGACCTCGCCTCACTGCTCTCCTTCGAGAACATGAGCGGCATTGCCTGTGCTGAAGCCAAGCAGGGAATGGAGGACGACCAGCCCCCCTTGTCCTTCTTAGAGAAGTGGCTCTTCGACGAGGCCTCGGCTCAGGCGGATGGCCTCATGTACCTCCCTGCCGATCGATGCTCGAACTCAATGTTGTAA
- the LOC135606435 gene encoding protein ETHYLENE-INSENSITIVE 3-like 1a, protein MMGGPSMEDIVCRTRPNQVQNLPSMDEKNFIYGSLHQPERNGQGDPTEPPQEKLAEANDEENDEDIDIEELEHRVWKDRMRLKRLKEQQQHKHKELQGDASKQRQSQEQARRKKMCRAQDGILKNMLKLMEVCNAQGFVYGILLENGKPVSGASDNLRAWWKEKVRFDWNGPAAIAKYQADTAISRSSSELYSETASLRSLQELQDTTLGSLLSALMQHCNPPQRRFPLEKGIAPPWWPTGNEEWWQQPGIPNDQGPPPYKKPHDLKKAWKVCVLTSVIKHISPNMDKIHRLVRQSKCLQDKMTAKESATWLAVIKQEEDMYRKLHPDACIPPSSCSGITGVISFSSSCSEYDVEGVDEGKSVVTVNHRFHAEGNPLDPAAAAAAAAVKEENNMEIIRKRSVAEAEPVLNQCIYTCANVQCPHNDLRHGFLDRNARNSHQYHCQYQNTLPQGIGAAFNTPPNLTSLISGLDPIDISDLGIPPDAQKSINDLMSYYDHNLNDTKIFSSGGIPPLQQQQQQFSLHEDVMPFEQQLGNQSNGMGGEFGFASAFIAPTTDHAGALHGKMEDPLHKAEASHWFY, encoded by the coding sequence ATGATGGGTGGACCGTCGATGGAAGACATTGTTTGCCGTACAAGGCCTAATCAAGTGCAAAATCTCCCCTCCATGGATGAGAAAAACTTCATTTATGGATCCCTCCATCAGCCTGAACGCAATGGACAGGGAGATCCCACTGAACCACCACAGGAGAAGCTTGCTGAGGCCAACGACGAAGAGAACGATGAAGATATTGACATAGAAGAGCTTGAACACCGGGTGTGGAAGGACAGGATGCGGCTGAAGCGCTTGAAGGAACAGCAGCAGCACAAGCACAAGGAGCTGCAAGGTGACGCATCGAAGCAGCGGCAGTCCCAAGAGCAAGCCCGCCGGAAGAAGATGTGTCGCGCCCAGGACGGCATCCTCAAGAACATGCTGAAGTTGATGGAGGTGTGCAACGCTCAGGGCTTCGTCTATGGCATACTTCTGGAGAATGGCAAGCCTGTGAGTGGTGCATCTGATAACCTCAGAGCTTGGTGGAAAGAGAAGGTCAGGTTCGATTGGAATGGTCCTGCGGCCATTGCCAAGTATCAGGCCGACACTGCCATCTCTAGATCTAGCAGTGAACTCTATTCCGAGACTGCAAGCCTTCGTTCATTGCAGGAGCTTCAGGATACAACACTGGGTTCTCTTCTGTCGGCTCTGATGCAGCATTGTAACCCACCTCAGCGAAGGTTTCCTCTGGAGAAGGGCATCGCACCGCCATGGTGGCCTACTGGCAACGAGGAGTGGTGGCAGCAACCGGGAATCCCCAATGATCAAGGCCCTCCTCCCTACAAGAAGCCCCATGATCTGAAGAAAGCTTGGAAGGTCTGCGTCTTGACGTCTGTAATCAAGCACATTTCGCCTAACATGGACAAGATTCACCGGCTTGTCAGGCAGTCCAAGTGCCTCCAAGACAAGATGACCGCGAAAGAGAGCGCGACATGGCTTGCTGTCATCAAGCAAGAGGAGGACATGTACAGGAAGCTGCACCCTGATGCATGCATTCCGCCATCTTCCTGTAGTGGCATTACTGGAGTCATCTCCTTTAGCAGCAGCTGCAGTGAGTATGATGTGGAAGGTGTAGATGAAGGCAAGAGTGTGGTTACAGTGAATCACAGGTTTCATGCTGAAGGGAATCCTCTAgatccagcagcagcagcagctgctgcagctgtGAAGGAAGAGAACAACATGGAAATCATTCGGAAAAGAAGTGTTGCTGAGGCAGAGCCAGTGCTGAACCAATGCATCTATACCTGTGCTAATGTGCAATGCCCACACAACGATCTCCGGCATGGATTTCTTGACAGGAATGCCAGAAACAGTCACCAATACCATTGCCAGTATCAGAACACTCTTCCTCAAGGTATTGGAGCGGCCTTCAACACCCCGCCAAATCTGACCTCCCTTATATCAGGCCTCGATCCTATTGACATATCTGATTTGGGTATTCCTCCTGATGCCCAAAAATCGATCAATGACTTGATGAGTTACTATGATCACAATCTCAATGACACCAAAATCTTCAGCTCGGGAGGCATACCTCCTCTTCAACAACAGCAGCAACAATTCTCTCTGCATGAGGATGTGATGCCATTTGAGCAGCAACTCGGCAACCAGTCCAATGGAATGGGTGGTGAGTTCGGCTTCGCGTCTGCTTTCATTGCACCCACCACGGACCATGCTGGTGCTTTGCACGGGAAGATGGAAGATCCATTGCACAAGGCTGAAGCATCTCACTGGTTTTACTGA